The proteins below are encoded in one region of Paenibacillus sp. YYML68:
- a CDS encoding AAA family ATPase — protein sequence MHPTLAYLYIHEIGRCFRQQQFTFTNDFRINYDHHHRKLSLTKNRTNPYAGLWGDHISNINLIVGKNGSGKSTVLDLLGMKQYQRNQFFEHAQWFAVYHLEDDTFVIEGRNPGLLENVARVLPEGITDYSVCISFSYERQQITVQGNTSGEFHDGRRTAENERLIYLYQSKAPTRSWFRQVKDIGAQDTFIGYQRVYLDNTLFAGIYRFMSAEYKKLENVFTIDRAVCEFRRRDKIFPDFTTQEDKLEMLGFRFYQGKGNVLFFENDKLPILPKKKRQPSPWSLKDRFIISYLEAVVMDLWLNSLLGDLSKEEEQEYIDRINGIAYDTDDYSTRIKYLFDLLDLLGEWLLPKLQEKEGINFDPNIYKAMKVAFEELEATYYISGAEVVVLVSTGMDDAVHELLLLYDRFINKYGLRRSLDVSFRHMSSGELEFIHSFVSVYGAIQVAINHEQVNTILLLLDEPDASFHPEWSRRYIHYLTECIRLAELNEGIKFQVVIATHSPFIVSDIPKEHITCINVSHDLKRIVKKADFGLMGNFYDIVKNDFFLDSPVGEFAKGLFKRTMERINEWREYDGTEIERVSGLISAIDEPVIRSRLRERLEDRAAELAVRQEEFASQRELEDKIVRMEKELAALKKRRERSRD from the coding sequence ATGCACCCGACTTTAGCGTATCTTTACATTCACGAAATCGGCAGATGCTTCCGGCAGCAGCAGTTTACTTTCACAAACGATTTCCGCATCAACTATGACCATCATCATAGGAAGTTGAGCCTTACGAAGAATAGGACTAATCCGTACGCTGGATTATGGGGAGACCATATAAGCAATATCAACCTTATTGTCGGAAAGAACGGTTCGGGTAAGTCAACGGTGCTGGATCTGCTAGGCATGAAACAGTATCAGAGAAATCAATTTTTCGAACATGCCCAATGGTTTGCTGTTTATCATCTCGAAGATGATACATTTGTCATCGAGGGCCGGAATCCTGGTTTACTGGAGAATGTTGCGCGAGTTTTACCGGAGGGAATCACGGATTATAGCGTGTGCATCTCTTTCAGTTATGAGCGGCAGCAAATAACCGTTCAGGGAAACACCTCGGGTGAATTTCATGACGGCCGCCGAACGGCTGAAAACGAAAGACTTATTTACTTGTACCAATCGAAGGCTCCCACACGGAGCTGGTTCCGGCAGGTAAAGGATATAGGGGCACAGGATACGTTTATCGGCTATCAACGCGTATATTTGGACAATACGTTATTTGCCGGCATTTATCGGTTCATGAGTGCGGAATACAAGAAGTTGGAGAACGTATTTACGATCGATAGAGCGGTTTGCGAGTTTCGAAGGCGCGATAAGATTTTCCCGGACTTTACAACACAAGAGGATAAGCTTGAGATGCTTGGCTTCCGGTTCTATCAAGGCAAAGGTAACGTTTTATTTTTCGAGAACGATAAGTTACCTATATTGCCTAAGAAGAAAAGGCAACCCAGCCCATGGAGTCTCAAGGACAGGTTTATCATTTCCTACCTGGAAGCTGTCGTTATGGATCTGTGGCTTAATTCCCTGCTAGGCGATCTTAGCAAAGAGGAGGAGCAGGAATACATCGATCGGATCAACGGAATCGCATATGATACGGATGATTATTCGACCCGAATCAAGTATCTTTTCGATTTACTGGACTTGTTGGGGGAGTGGCTACTTCCGAAGCTGCAGGAAAAAGAAGGCATTAATTTCGACCCCAACATTTACAAAGCAATGAAGGTTGCGTTCGAAGAGCTAGAGGCCACCTATTATATATCCGGTGCGGAAGTGGTGGTCCTTGTCAGCACGGGTATGGATGACGCTGTTCACGAGCTGCTCCTCTTATATGACCGATTCATCAATAAGTACGGGCTTCGGCGTTCCTTGGACGTTTCGTTCAGGCACATGAGCAGCGGCGAGCTTGAGTTTATTCATAGTTTTGTCAGCGTGTACGGGGCGATACAAGTCGCCATCAATCATGAGCAAGTGAATACGATATTACTGCTGTTGGACGAGCCGGACGCCTCCTTCCATCCCGAGTGGTCGAGGCGCTATATCCACTATTTGACGGAATGCATACGCCTTGCTGAGCTTAACGAAGGCATCAAATTTCAAGTTGTGATAGCCACGCATTCTCCATTTATCGTCTCGGACATTCCTAAGGAGCATATTACTTGTATCAATGTGTCGCATGACTTGAAGAGAATCGTAAAAAAAGCCGACTTCGGATTAATGGGCAACTTTTACGATATCGTCAAAAACGATTTTTTCCTCGATTCGCCCGTAGGCGAGTTTGCTAAGGGCTTGTTCAAGCGCACCATGGAACGGATCAACGAGTGGAGAGAGTACGATGGGACGGAAATCGAACGGGTAAGCGGCTTGATCTCAGCTATTGACGAGCCGGTGATCCGATCGAGGCTGCGGGAGCGGCTAGAGGACAGAGCGGCGGAGCTCGCGGTTCGACAGGAAGAGTTTGCGTCTCAACGGGAGTTGGAGGACAAGATCGTCAGGATGGAAAAGGAATTGGCCGCACTGAAGAAGCGGAGGGAACGTTCTCGTGATTAA
- a CDS encoding nuclease-related domain-containing DEAD/DEAH box helicase: MANMIPDLTESQLSEIESKAEVQVYKALKEGLPNSYFVFSQVAWILKRENDEAKDGETDFVIVHPNFGYLCIEVKGGGLSFDAATNQWFSTDRYGQKNLIKDPIRQALKAKYSIRTKLFETEEWKLFGVKKITYGHAVFFPDIRDSKLLERPDMPAVLIGTNNHLTDIKKWVEGCVDFWTDDDQMTTPIGHKGLDIFKKVFAKSFFITPLISNSLKTEEEARILLTNEQVKLLDILRKKRRVVVSGGAGTGKTILAVEKAKRLASEGFSTLLTCYNRPLADHLSEICKNTNGLTVMSFHQLCHTKIKEAKEMSGIDLLEDAKKTYPGEDEFDVQLPNALACSLDIIADRYDAIVCDEGQDFREEYWLPLELMLSDEKSSPFYIFYDDNQNLYSRVSTFPIGEDEIYPLSRNCRNTVQIHKASYRYYNGDPVEHSNLDGLEPQFEVAMNINNQANKIHSRIQKLLLEEQVDSSKIAILIVDAKNKRGYLQALEKQPLPRGHHFSDIEQRNDSSVLVTTVNRFKGLESEIVFLWGMDSIDIQEHREQLYVGLSRAKSILVIFGNKQTCSYFQTE; encoded by the coding sequence ATGGCTAATATGATACCGGATTTGACTGAATCACAACTTTCTGAGATTGAATCAAAAGCTGAGGTTCAGGTATATAAAGCTTTAAAAGAAGGATTACCTAATAGTTATTTTGTTTTTTCTCAAGTTGCATGGATTCTTAAACGAGAAAATGATGAAGCAAAAGATGGAGAAACTGATTTTGTTATTGTGCATCCTAATTTTGGATACTTGTGTATAGAAGTAAAGGGTGGGGGGCTTTCTTTTGACGCTGCTACTAATCAATGGTTCTCTACAGATCGTTACGGACAGAAAAATTTAATAAAAGATCCAATAAGGCAAGCACTAAAAGCAAAGTATTCTATCCGAACAAAACTTTTTGAAACCGAAGAGTGGAAACTATTTGGAGTCAAAAAAATCACCTACGGACATGCAGTGTTTTTCCCGGATATTAGGGATTCAAAACTTTTAGAGAGGCCAGACATGCCGGCAGTTTTAATTGGAACAAATAATCACTTAACGGATATAAAAAAGTGGGTAGAAGGTTGTGTGGATTTTTGGACTGATGATGATCAAATGACAACTCCTATTGGGCATAAGGGGCTAGATATCTTTAAAAAGGTTTTCGCAAAATCATTCTTTATCACCCCCCTAATCTCAAACAGTTTAAAAACTGAAGAAGAAGCAAGGATACTCCTAACAAACGAACAAGTTAAGTTGTTGGATATATTAAGGAAGAAACGACGGGTTGTAGTTAGTGGTGGTGCAGGAACTGGGAAAACTATACTTGCTGTGGAAAAGGCGAAACGATTAGCTAGCGAAGGGTTTTCAACACTATTAACATGTTATAATCGTCCACTTGCAGACCATTTGTCTGAAATCTGTAAAAATACTAATGGATTAACTGTTATGAGCTTTCATCAACTTTGTCATACAAAGATCAAAGAAGCAAAAGAAATGAGCGGTATTGACTTATTAGAGGATGCAAAAAAAACATATCCTGGTGAAGATGAGTTCGATGTGCAACTTCCAAATGCTCTTGCATGCTCTCTGGATATTATTGCTGATAGATATGATGCAATAGTATGTGATGAGGGCCAAGACTTTAGAGAAGAATACTGGTTGCCCCTTGAATTAATGCTGTCTGATGAAAAGTCTAGTCCTTTCTATATCTTTTATGATGATAATCAAAATCTATATTCCCGTGTGAGTACATTCCCAATAGGTGAAGATGAAATATATCCACTTTCAAGAAACTGTAGAAACACTGTTCAAATTCATAAGGCTTCATATAGATATTATAATGGTGACCCCGTTGAACATTCTAATTTAGATGGATTAGAACCGCAGTTTGAAGTTGCAATGAATATAAATAATCAAGCGAACAAGATTCATTCTAGAATTCAAAAATTATTATTAGAGGAGCAGGTTGACTCTAGTAAAATTGCAATATTAATTGTAGATGCTAAAAACAAAAGGGGATATTTACAAGCTCTTGAGAAACAGCCGCTACCCAGAGGACATCACTTTTCAGATATTGAACAAAGGAATGATAGTTCAGTGTTAGTAACAACAGTTAATAGATTTAAGGGATTAGAGTCTGAGATAGTTTTTTTATGGGGAATGGATTCTATTGATATTCAGGAACACAGAGAACAATTATATGTTGGCTTAAGTCGAGCGAAGTCTATACTGGTTATTTTTGGAAATAAACAAACCTGTTCATATTTTCAAACTGAATAA
- a CDS encoding sacsin N-terminal ATP-binding-like domain-containing protein: MEEKKFVQDLYDDKTKNDSNSKSLASLLNILTKTVFGDANRFIFELIQNADDSPGANIHGDVEIELKLLDNYLIFSHNGKHFTKEDVRGISNVGSGDSGKTKDIEKTGYKGIGFKSIFGTCDQVFIISNKFTFKFDRYFDQWRNTQEYPWQIIPIWFEKTELESELSNEFNSSYVTTIIAVSNREKIKKEILSVLEDPRIMLFLRHVKKITFFDKNKEEKKISCEKIGNDSKEISVSGQIKSKWIYKEFVVPVDKETKDKVMLLDSTVCPDKLKFSTKTKIIFSACVLNDELQEISNALFYSYLPTKAKSEFNFLINGDFITNAERTQILENAWNNFIFKQIAICKVQWISELVEDNKFVYEFTKLIKPHYTSVGSSELKQAYNDGLDAAIAKTAFIPKHDKDGLLKVNQSILDTTGFCGEFNTSIIKNHYNNNYEVAACEIINPNKLSVLGVKKIEIKDLCEIFKSARFIELCNSNLEFNINLVQFLFKKDSYKQKFDWSRTLRSSAFLLSDSNKLNSPENLYFPISEGDNEINNIVGLACINEGLFEAFKSNKELLEWLKILGVREPSDIEIIRKSIVEMIKNNLININNALPIGRFIFKVYQQGKLDDNDYRNLLALKLVTTKGTLELPSECYLSNFYDPELKIEEILPEGKYVTNGYVDNEKEIYRWKSLMVRIGVKEKIKYNVVSRIERTEAIRKYPLMKVYFDHIDNDGSYYESITSRYKSSGQHGLQNALFIDYLEYTNNFSFSISYWKLICEKWDVIHSNCNKTTYYTYVGSKAVVSYFQYFVQNHPSIPTNNKQCYKSTEVYSENLRSIVRDYYPTVHESLNFNKEQENFLGIKRVVTLQDCVYLLKKIEDCTVDKNTFKQIEAIYKQIISNKPVGERNGVTMKLLATDDSFQSNSSLYFFNVLGYLPPANSKYFLKISDSLKDKEILFDYFDIKIIQNDNLKLNVIDAEHDTELLNALQKKANYFATLLSNIKAEHPSDTFAKFIKKLNEVSFYKADSLSLSFADDYGTIIYNQNVDSYYEVSTNSLYYVGHFKNPLTLYNLSSSLGSLFEMEGKDREIGLLLQLSSADIESWLYSKGYTVIQYESYEDFRDDENISEDYFYENWPQLDEGSNLEIQVEDGEDSAIVHALNRQNGTISFNFTKGSYKEDSNSNKVNFDDFDEAYNYEPSNGSLTKVDNLISNNQKKRLISYVSSDLIEPSLQMVEREEEIQLRLLSRRLTLNYEEKTGRNPTLSSEMEEDYDVISCSGDSEEINRYIKVFGFSGEWNNYGVLLSSSQMKKAKVLADRYWLYILEFVGDEQHVRINRIQDPYNKITNYVFDYGWRAIAEANNPIDKLILGTKINHHTHGIGVIKGEVIKGKLKLLIVDFESGEKKIPINVTQMDILED; encoded by the coding sequence ATGGAAGAGAAAAAATTCGTACAAGATCTATATGATGATAAAACTAAAAATGATAGTAATTCGAAATCACTTGCTAGTCTTCTGAATATACTTACAAAAACAGTATTTGGAGATGCAAATCGATTTATTTTTGAATTAATTCAGAATGCTGACGATTCTCCAGGAGCAAATATTCATGGAGATGTAGAAATTGAATTAAAACTTCTAGATAACTATTTAATATTTAGCCATAATGGAAAGCACTTTACAAAAGAAGATGTAAGAGGGATATCAAATGTAGGTAGTGGTGACAGTGGTAAAACGAAAGATATTGAGAAAACTGGATATAAAGGGATAGGGTTTAAATCGATTTTTGGAACATGTGATCAAGTATTTATTATATCAAATAAGTTCACCTTTAAGTTCGATAGATACTTTGATCAGTGGAGAAATACACAAGAGTATCCATGGCAGATAATTCCTATATGGTTTGAGAAAACTGAGTTGGAAAGTGAACTAAGTAATGAATTTAATAGTTCTTATGTTACTACGATTATTGCGGTAAGTAACAGAGAAAAGATAAAGAAGGAGATACTTAGCGTATTAGAGGACCCAAGAATCATGCTGTTTTTGCGCCATGTTAAAAAGATCACATTCTTTGATAAGAATAAAGAAGAAAAGAAAATTAGCTGTGAGAAAATTGGGAATGATTCAAAGGAAATATCAGTTAGTGGACAAATAAAAAGCAAATGGATTTATAAAGAATTTGTTGTCCCTGTTGATAAAGAAACGAAAGATAAAGTTATGCTTCTTGATTCTACCGTTTGCCCTGATAAATTGAAATTTTCAACGAAAACAAAAATAATTTTTTCAGCCTGTGTCTTAAATGATGAATTACAAGAAATATCTAATGCTTTATTTTATTCGTATTTACCAACAAAGGCCAAAAGTGAATTCAACTTTTTGATTAATGGTGACTTTATTACTAATGCTGAAAGAACTCAAATACTTGAGAATGCATGGAATAACTTTATTTTTAAACAAATAGCGATTTGCAAAGTACAATGGATCTCTGAATTGGTTGAAGATAATAAATTTGTATATGAATTTACAAAGTTGATTAAACCCCATTATACATCCGTCGGATCATCAGAACTAAAACAAGCGTATAACGATGGATTAGATGCAGCAATCGCTAAGACAGCATTTATACCAAAACATGATAAAGATGGTTTGCTAAAAGTTAATCAGAGTATTTTGGATACAACAGGATTTTGTGGAGAGTTTAACACTTCTATAATTAAAAATCACTACAATAATAATTATGAAGTTGCTGCTTGTGAAATTATTAATCCGAATAAATTGTCAGTTTTGGGAGTAAAGAAGATTGAAATCAAGGATTTATGCGAGATTTTTAAATCTGCTCGGTTTATAGAATTATGTAATTCTAATTTAGAGTTCAATATTAATCTTGTTCAGTTTCTGTTTAAAAAGGATTCTTATAAACAAAAGTTTGATTGGTCACGAACACTGAGGTCGTCAGCATTTTTATTAAGTGATAGTAATAAGCTAAACTCTCCAGAAAATTTATATTTTCCGATATCTGAAGGAGATAATGAAATAAACAATATAGTTGGACTAGCATGTATAAATGAAGGATTATTTGAAGCCTTTAAAAGTAACAAAGAGTTATTAGAATGGTTGAAAATATTAGGAGTAAGAGAGCCTTCTGACATAGAAATAATACGTAAGTCAATTGTTGAAATGATAAAAAACAATCTTATAAACATTAATAATGCATTACCTATCGGAAGGTTTATATTCAAAGTTTATCAGCAAGGCAAACTAGATGATAATGACTACAGAAATTTGTTAGCATTAAAGTTGGTAACCACAAAAGGAACTTTAGAGTTACCAAGTGAATGTTATTTATCTAATTTTTATGATCCAGAGCTAAAAATCGAAGAAATACTTCCCGAAGGAAAGTACGTAACAAATGGATACGTGGATAATGAAAAGGAAATTTATCGATGGAAATCCTTGATGGTTAGAATAGGGGTTAAAGAAAAAATAAAATATAATGTTGTATCAAGAATCGAAAGAACAGAAGCGATTAGGAAATATCCCTTAATGAAGGTGTATTTCGACCATATAGATAATGATGGGAGTTATTATGAAAGTATAACTAGTCGTTATAAATCTTCTGGGCAGCATGGATTGCAAAATGCGTTATTCATTGATTATTTAGAGTATACTAATAATTTTAGTTTCTCTATATCATATTGGAAATTGATTTGTGAAAAATGGGATGTGATTCATTCAAATTGCAATAAAACAACCTATTATACTTATGTTGGTTCAAAAGCGGTAGTTTCTTATTTCCAATACTTTGTTCAAAATCATCCTAGTATACCTACTAATAACAAACAGTGTTACAAATCTACTGAGGTATATTCAGAAAATTTGAGGAGTATTGTTAGAGACTACTATCCCACTGTTCATGAATCTCTCAATTTTAATAAAGAACAGGAAAACTTTTTGGGGATTAAAAGAGTAGTTACTCTTCAAGATTGTGTATATTTACTTAAAAAAATTGAGGACTGCACAGTTGATAAAAATACATTTAAGCAGATCGAAGCTATATACAAACAAATTATAAGCAATAAGCCGGTAGGCGAACGCAATGGTGTTACTATGAAATTATTAGCAACCGATGATTCTTTTCAATCTAATTCTTCACTATACTTTTTTAACGTTTTAGGATATCTACCGCCCGCTAATTCAAAATATTTTCTGAAAATATCAGATTCACTAAAGGATAAAGAAATTTTATTTGATTATTTCGACATTAAAATTATTCAGAACGATAATCTTAAACTAAACGTAATAGATGCAGAGCATGATACTGAGCTACTAAATGCTTTGCAAAAAAAAGCAAATTACTTTGCTACACTTCTATCAAATATTAAAGCTGAACATCCAAGCGATACATTTGCTAAGTTTATTAAAAAACTTAATGAAGTTAGCTTTTATAAAGCTGACTCGTTATCTTTATCTTTTGCAGATGATTACGGCACTATAATATACAATCAAAATGTTGATTCATATTATGAAGTGTCCACGAATTCTTTGTATTATGTTGGGCATTTTAAAAATCCATTGACTCTCTATAATTTAAGTAGTTCTTTAGGTTCTCTCTTTGAAATGGAAGGAAAAGATAGAGAGATTGGTCTATTACTACAACTTTCTAGTGCTGATATTGAAAGCTGGTTATATTCGAAGGGATATACTGTTATTCAGTATGAGTCCTACGAAGATTTTAGGGATGATGAAAATATCAGCGAAGATTATTTTTATGAGAATTGGCCTCAACTTGATGAAGGAAGTAATTTGGAGATACAAGTAGAAGATGGTGAAGATAGTGCGATTGTGCATGCTCTTAATAGACAAAATGGAACCATAAGTTTCAATTTTACAAAAGGAAGTTATAAAGAGGACAGCAATTCTAATAAAGTTAACTTTGATGATTTTGATGAAGCATATAATTACGAGCCATCTAATGGCTCACTAACAAAAGTAGATAATTTAATTTCTAATAATCAAAAAAAACGTTTGATCTCATATGTTTCAAGTGATCTAATTGAACCTTCTTTGCAAATGGTCGAAAGGGAAGAAGAGATACAATTACGATTATTATCTAGAAGGCTTACATTGAATTATGAGGAGAAAACAGGGAGAAATCCAACTCTATCATCTGAAATGGAAGAAGACTATGACGTTATTTCATGTAGTGGCGATTCTGAGGAAATAAATAGGTATATAAAAGTATTCGGTTTTTCTGGAGAATGGAATAATTATGGTGTGTTACTTTCAAGCTCCCAAATGAAAAAGGCAAAGGTTCTTGCAGATAGATATTGGCTATACATTTTGGAGTTCGTCGGGGATGAACAACATGTTCGAATTAACCGAATACAGGATCCTTATAATAAAATTACAAATTATGTTTTTGATTACGGTTGGAGGGCAATAGCAGAAGCAAATAATCCAATAGATAAGTTAATTTTAGGTACAAAAATAAATCATCACACACATGGAATAGGAGTTATTAAAGGTGAAGTTATTAAAGGCAAACTAAAGCTATTAATTGTTGATTTTGAAAGCGGTGAAAAGAAAATTCCAATTAATGTAACTCAAATGGATATTTTGGAGGATTAA